A region of the Callithrix jacchus isolate 240 chromosome 5, calJac240_pri, whole genome shotgun sequence genome:
GGACAGCTTCTTCCTCTGCTGGCCCGTGGCAAAAAGCCACAAACCTGAGACTCTAACTGTTCCTTGTGACTTCCCCCAACCAGGGTCCCGCTGGTGAACGTGGTTCTCCCGGCCCTGCTGGCCCCAAAGGATCTCCTGGTGAAGCTGGTCGTCCCGGTGAAGCTGGCCTGCCTGGTGCCAAGGTGAGGTCCCAGCCCTTCAGCCAGGCTTGGCCAGGCCGACCATCCCGTGTGGGGTCTGGGATGAGGCGTCCTGGAGCCAGCCCAGGGGTCTGCCCTCTGGAGTCCTCCCTCTGCTCCATCATGCTTCTCCCACAATCTCACTCATAACTTTCCACCTCCCTAGGGTCTGACTGGAAGCCCTGGCAGCCCCGGTCCTGATGGCAAAACTGGCCCCCCTGTAAGTATCACTCCCCCGAGTCCCCTCCCACTCTCCTGTCTGCCTCCCCTCATCCTCACCGCTGCTTTCACGCCTCCCATCCCTAGGGTCCCGCTGGTCAAGATGGTCGCCCCGGACCCCCAGGCCCTCCTGGTGCCCGTGGTCAGGCTGGTGTGATGGGATTTCCTGGACCTAAAGGTGCTGCTGTGAGTATTCAGTGAGGGTCGATGAAGAGCCAGCGATGGCCACACAGGGACGCAGAGTCCTGGACTCTGGGCTCAGCTCCGCCGCTGATCTGCCGTGTGACCACTCACCGTCGCTTTCAGGACCTCTGTctccctatctctaaaataagagACTCCTCCAGGCTCCAGGACCACTGCTCTGTCCCTGGAAATAGGTGTTGTTTGTGGCCCTCCACCCCACACACATGGGGACAGGACAGGCCTTGGTGTGACACCCCCAGTCTTGGTGGGTTCTTCAAAGTTCAAAAGGAGATAGCAGAGGAGATAAAAGGCCTTTGTGGTGCGGGCCACAGTGGGCGGCGCATAGGGAGAAGGGGGGGGAGTAGGAGGAGCCTGGAAGGGCATCTTGGGAGGAGTGGGCTCAGAGGGGCCCAGCAAGGATCGCCTGCAGGGGCATTCCCTGGGGGCCAAACAGGAGAGTGTTTTGAAAAGCAAGTCCCTTAGAAAGTCCCACTCAGAGTAAATGGGAGGACCCCGCAGGCCCTGGCTTCTTACTGCAGCTCCTCAACCCTAACTCCCCTTTTCCACAGGGAGAGCCCGGCAAGGCTGGAGAGCGAGGTGTTCCTGGACCCCCTGGCGCTGTTGTAAGTATCTCCTTTCCATCCCGACACCCTTCCTGTCCCTGCCCTGGCACTTTTTCCTCCCTGCAGAGAGGGTGCTAGAGGCCACGGTCCTCACGATGCATCAGAGGCCCCCAGTGGGGTCAGCTGCGTCCAGGACCCCAggccctgcccacctgcccctcGTCCCCTGTTGCTCAGGGCCTCCCAAGCCTGAGttccccttcactctctcccCGCAGGGTCCTGCTGGCAAAGATGGAGAGGCTGGAGCTCAGGGACCCCCTGGCCCTGCTGTGAGTGTCCCTGATGGGGAGATAAGGGGAGCAGGAAAGGGGAGATGCCCTTGGCCCCTCGTCTCCTTGGCTTCCCCATGACCACAGCATTCTCTCTGTGCAGGGTCCCGCTGGTGAGAGAGGTGAACAAGGTCCTGCTGGGTCCCCCGGATTCCAGGTGAGGCCTTGTGGCTGTCAGGGTGCTGGGAGGTAGGGGTGGGAAACACCTCTTTGGTCTCTTCCAGATTCTaaaccttccctccctccttcccccattTCCCTCCTACAGGGTCTCCCTGGACCCGCTGGTCCTCCTGGTGAAGCAGGCAAACCTGGTGAACAGGTAAGAGGGAGCAGTCGGCCAGAGGGGTGGGAGATGCAGGGAATTCAAAGGGACAGGCCCCTGTTCTTAGCTAATCAGACAACCATCAGCTAGAAGGATTGAGGTTAGAAGCCAGAAAGAACTTCCTACCAGGAAGGAAGCGGCACAGAGGCAAGTGGAGGGCTGCATGATTGCTAGTCTGGGCAGCTTCTTATAAGAGCTGCTGCAATACTCTGTGGCTTTCCCTCAACCCTTCCATTGCTAAATCTTGGCCCACAGTTTGGGGAAGGCGAGGCCTTTGACACATCCCCAGGGGGAAGAGGGACTGTTTGGGATCATCCCAGTTCAGTGCTGAACAGGGGTTCTAATCACAGCCAGCCcccaggaggagggagagtggTTTCCAGCAGAGTGGCCCCAGGTAGGTTTTGCTCACTGtctgttcctccctccctccccctcaggGTGTTCCTGGAGACCTTGGTGCCCCCGGCCCCTCTGGAGCAAGAGTAAGTAGGCCTCTCTTGCTGCATCTGTCAGGTGGCTTGTACTTGGCCCTGTCTCCAGAGCAGCCGTCACACGCCCTACCTTCCCTTCTAGGGCGAGAGAGGCTTCCCTGGCGAGCGTGGTGTGCAAGGTCCCCCTGGTCCTGCTGGTCCCCGTGGGGCCAATGGTGCTCCCGGCAACGATGGTGCTAAGGTGAGGGAGGCATGGAAGGGGCTCTGGCCAGCAGCCCCCGGGCCAGGTCTCACCCACCCCACCGCAGGGGATGACTGGCTATGACCAGAGCCATGGAGATAGGGTGTGGGAGGCAGGGACAAGACCAGAGTCTTTAGGGGCGCACACACAGCCTAAAGTTGGCGCTATGAGTCTGTCCTTTCATCTTTTCATCTTGGTTCCTGTCTGGCCTTGGAACCAAGCCTGGGAGATGCCAAGTGGGGCTGAGGGCTGTGACCCACTCTTGGGACCCGAGGTCTCACTCCAGTCTTCCTGGTTGTCACATAGGGTGATGCTGGTGCTCCTGGAGCCCCCGGTAGCCAGGGTGCCCCTGGCCTTCAGGGAATGCCTGGTGAACGTGGTGCAGCTGGCCTTCCAGGGCCTAAGGGTGACAGAGTAAGTTCAAGTTCaaccttccccctcccccaagcCCTATgtcactcccatctctgcctgCTTTGATCCTTCATCGTCTCTCCTTCTCCCTGGTATCTGCCACTCTTCTCCCTaatcctcccctcttcccctctgGACTCTGCTGATGAATCCTCTCCTTGTGGTCCAGGCCCGTCTCTCCCCATGAGTTACCATGGTGATAAGAGGTGGGGGCATCTCCTTGATGGAGGCTCCTGGATTCATCCCAATACACAAGTCAGGGGCCTCTTAACCTCACTTCCACCTGAGTCTCCAGGCAGCAACCCTTTTTCCTGAAAGGATCTTTGAGTCCTTGGCCCAGAGGGAGGCAGAGCAGAGCTGCAGAAGGCCCCTCAGGAAACCCAGACACAAGCCAAACACTACAGGTCACCTCCTCACCCCATGCTGGAAACCTCAAGCTTATCCGTGTCTGTAGGGTGATGCTGGTCCCAAAGGTGCTGATGGCTCTCCTGGCAAAGATGGCGTCCGTGGTCTAACTGGCCCCATTGGTCCTCCTGGCCCTGCTGGTGCCCCTGGTGACAAGGTGAGGTGGCCGCCTCCCCTCCTTCTGCCCTAACACATAGCCTTCCCAGCAGGCCTGGGCATGGTTCCATGCGCTTGGGTGGGGTGAAGAGAGCAGGTTCTGCCAAGCTGAGCTGGCAACCCGGGAGGCTGGAGGGACCAGAGGGAGGGGAGGCTTTCCTGGGGTCATCTGCCAGGAGTATTCAGGGGAGGCCCCTGACCCTGAGCCTCTTGTCCCTTGCTCTCAGGGTGAAACCGGTCCCAGCGGCCCTGCTGGTCCCACTGGAGCTCGTGGCGCCCCTGTAAGTATAGAAGACCTTTTAAGACCCCATACTTGGCCCTTCCCCGCCTTCACACAGCACCCCTGGCCCTGTCTGTGCCTCTCCCCTCGCCCCATCCCCACCTTCCCCCATGTCAGTGCATCCCTCccattctcctccttttcttctaggGAGACCGTGGTGAGCCTGGTCCCCCTGGCCCTGCTGGCTTCGCTGGCCCCCCCGTGAGTACCAACACcctcctcatttttcatcactgaCTGAGACCTGGGACTGAATGAGGCCAAAGGCGTCAGCTCTCCTTGGGGGAGAAGGGTGGAGAGGGGATCATTTCCCACCTAAGCATCTTCCTGCCTCCGTTACTGCTCCTCCCCCAACCAGTGGAAACTCCAGCCTCCTTCCCTCCACTCACTATCCTGCTTCCTCCCCCAGGGTGCTGATGGCCAACCTGGTGCTAAAGGCGAACCTGGAGATGCTGGTGCTAAAGGCGATGCTGGTCCCCCTGGCCCTGCCGGACCCGCTGGCCCCCCTGGCCCCATTGTGAGTCGCTCACCCTCTGTGCCCGTGATGCTGGTGGGCTGGGACCCAGGACGGGCCTAGGCTTGATGCCTCTGTGCTCTTCTACAGGGTAACGTTGGTGCTCCTGGACCCAAAGGTGCTCGCGGCAGCGCTGGTCCCCCTGTGAGTATTGCCTCTCTGCTGAGTCTCTCCCCTTGCCTCGGGCAGCGCTGGCAGGTGAAGACAGCTGGGTCAGGTGAGTTGGCTGTTCTCCCTCTGACCATTCCTGTGTTCTCTCCTGCCAGGGTGCTACTGGTTTCCCTGGTGCTGCTGGCCGAGTCGGTCCTCCTGGCCCTTCCGTAAGTCTCTGCAGTGGAGCCCACTGCTCTAGGTTGGGGGTGGTGGGCACAGGCTGCCAAAAGGATGGTGGGCCCAGCTGAGAACTCAGTGATGCACCAGAGCCACCTAGAGCCTGAGAGCCCCTCCTATCCCCATGCAGGGAAATGCTGGACCCCCTGGCCCTCCTGGTCCTGCTGGCAAAGAAGGCGGCAAAGGTCCCCGTGGTGAGACTGGCCCTGCTGGACGTCCTGGTGAAGTTGGCCCCCCTGGCCCCCCTGGCCCTGCCGGAGAGAAAGGATCCCCTGGTGCTGATGGACCTGCTGTAAGTGCCAGCTCAGATCTCTGCAGCTCTGGTGGTATCCAGAGCTGGGGAGGGTCCCTGTACCTCTGTCTGGCACCTGACCCCCATTTGCCTCCCACAGGGTGCTCCTGGTACTCCCGGACCTCAAGGTATTGCTGGACAGCGTGGTGTGGTCGGCCTGCCTGgtcagagaggagaaagaggcttCCCTGGTCTTCCTGGCCCCTCTGTAAGTGCCCCTTCACCTTGGGATGAAAAACTGTCACAGGACTTGGAGGGGGATGGAGCCAAGGAGGACAGATTTGGTAGAGATGACCTCAAGGGACTCAAGAGTCCTCCCAGACCCTACCTCTGGCCTGACTCTTTCTTCTCCCTTAGGGTGAACCTGGCAAACAAGGTCCCTCTGGAACAAGTGGTGAACGTGGTCCCCCTGGTCCCATGGGCCCACCTGGATTGGCCGGACCCCCTGGTGAATCTGGACGTGAGGTGAGCAGTCCCTAGCCTCCGTGCCAGTACCCGCAGCATGGCCACTGTGGCCTTGCCAGAGCCCTCTTCCCCGGTTGActctcacttctctctctctctgcagggaGCTCCTGGCGCTGAAGGTTCCCCTGGACGAGATGGTTCTCCTGGCCCCAAGGTTAGAGGGCAGCACTCCATGGCCTCAGCCTTGCCTGCTGCTTCCCCACCCCATCCTGGCCCTTCAGCTGGGGCTGACCCATACTCCTCTGCTTCCCCCACCAGGGTGACCGTGGTGAGACTGGCCCCGCTGGACCCCCTGGTGCTCCTGGTGCTCCTGGTGCCCCTGGCCCCGTTGGCCCTGCTGGCAAGAGTGGTGATCGTGGTGAGACTGTAAGTAGCTGGGCTCCAGCTCCCTGCATCTGGTCAAGCCAGAGACTCTCCAGGCCTCCTTAGAGGGATGGGTGTCAGACTTCACTCAGGCAGCGGGGAAAGGAGATCCTGCACGATATCAGGGACTTAATTCGAAAACTGACCTAAAGCTCAGCCCCAAGTCCCCTCTCCCAGACAGGACTTAATTCAAAACCTGAGCTAAAGGTCAGCCCCAAGTCCCCTCTCCCAGACAGGACTTAATTCAAAAACTGAGCTAAAGGTCAGCCCCAAGTCCCCTCTCCCAGACAGGACTTAATTCAAAAACTGAGCTAAAGGTCAGCCCCAAGTCCCCTCTCCCAGACAGGACTTAATGCAAAAACTGACCTAAAGCTCAGCCCCAAGTCCCCTCTCCTGTGGGTTGGCCCCAGCTTCCGTGAAGATTGCAGCCGGGAGGTTTCCCTGGGGTCAGGAGAGATGGCCACAGTGGGAAGGAGCTGAGGAGAGAGAGCCAGCAGCAGGGAGGCCTCATCccgcagccccagcctcagcctgcccGGCCGGGATCTCAtgctctccttctctccccaggGTCCTGCTGGTCCCGCCGGTCCTATCGGCCCTGTTGGCTCCCGTGGCCCCGCTGTAAGTACCCTGATGTGTCCCCCATGCCTTCAGAACCCTACAGATGCAGACAGTGCCCCACTCAATGCCAATGGAACTTCCACCTGACGGtttgtccttttctctcttctaggGACCCCAAGGCCCCCGTGGTGACAAGGGCGAGACTGGTGAACAGGGTGACAGAGGCATAAAGGGTCACCGTGGCTTCTCTGGCCTCCAGGGTCCCCCTGGCCCTCCCGTGAGTATGCTCAGTCCCTCCCCAGCCTTCATGCTGTGCTGTGTGATAGGAGGGGGAGCTTTGTCTCCGTTTCTCCCTCTGGATAGTCATTCTGACCCCTCCCTAGTGGGAACTGGGATCTGAAGATTGACGGGCATCTCCGAGTAGCTTCTGAGAGGGTGAGGGATGCACAGAGAGGGATGATGGGAGAGCTCTCAGCCCACGAACACCCTGGGGTTAGATTTCCAGAATAACGAAGGGGCTGGGGTTGCCCACGCTGCCCACATCTCTCCAGCCAGGCCCTCGGGCTACATTTGGCCCACACTGGGCCTGAATTGCCTTGGTATCTGTCCTTCAGGGCTCTCCTGGTGAACAAGGTCCCTCTGGAGCCTCTGGTCCTGCTGGTCCCCGAGTAAGTCATGCCTTCTCTCTCCGCTTCCTGATCCCCAAGCCCAGGCTCACTCAGGGCCCTTTGCCAGGGACCCAGGCACCCTTTGCCTCTCTGGAAAAGGGCTGAGGGACAGAGAATGGGCAAAGGGAAGAAGAATCCTGAAGAAACAATCTGGTCTAGCTTTGGCCTCTCTGCTCCCCAATCCATCCTCCCCTGGCTCAGCTGCTGGAAGGAGCTATGGCATGTCTTAGGGAAAGAGGCCGAGGCTGGCTGTTTTGAGGCCATGGAGCCAGAGCCCGCAGGGAGGGTGGTGAGCTTCTCCTCCAGAGCTGGGGTTGTTGGGGCTTCTGGCAGCCTTTCTCAAACCTGTCCTCCCACTCCAGGGTCCCCCTGGCTCTGCTGGTGCTCCTGGCAAAGATGGACTCAACGGTCTCCCAGGCCCCATCGGGCCCCCTGGTCCTCGCGGTCGCACTGGTGATGCTGGTCCTGTTGTACGTAGCCCCTCATCCCCTCTGCCCATGGCCCTCCAGCCCTCAAAGCACTCAGATGCCAGTGATCCCCACTCTCCTCCCTCTCTGTGCAGGGTCCCCCCGGCCCTCCTGGCCCTCCTGGTCCCCCTGGTCCTCCCAGCGGTGGTTTCGACTTCAgcttcctgccccagccacctCAAGAGAAGGCTCACGATGGTGGCCGCTACTACCGGGCTGATGATGCCAATGTGGTTCGTGACCGTGACCTCGAGGTGGACACCACCCTCAAGAGCCTGAGCCAGCAGATCGAGAACATCCGGAGCCCTGAGGGCAGCCGCAAAAACCCCGCCCGCACCTGCCGCGACCTCAAGATGTGCCACTCTGACTGGAAGAGCGGTGAGGGCCTGCCCtaacctccccctccctcctacTCCTGCCGTGCCAGGGTCCCCATGCCCATGCGTACCCCCTGCCGTATGGTGCTGGCTGCCCCCTTCCCTGATCCCACCTTGCCCTGCCCGACCACAGGAGAGTACTGGATTGACCCCAACCAAGGCTGCAACCTGGATGCCATCAAGGTCTTCTGCAACATGGAGACTGGAGAGACCTGCGTGTACCCCACTCAGCCCAACGTGGCCCAGAAGAACTGGTACATCAGCAAGAACCCCAAGGACAAGAGGCACGTGTGGTTTGGCGAGAGCATGACCGACGGATTCCAGGTGCGTGAGCTGGACCTCAGAGCCAGTGTCAGGAGAGGGGCTAGCCTGGTGCTCAGAAGGGACATGAAGTGCTGGAGTAGGTATCTGCTAAGGGCGATGGACAGAGCTGGGCTGGGAGGTAGGGGTCCCGGGTCCCTGATAGTAGTTCAGACACAGGCTGCCTCTGGGCAGGTGGTAGCCCCTCTTGATAGAAGGTGCATTGGGCAGCTCTCTGAGGACCCCAGACAGGGAGGACAGGCAGGACTAGAGGTGCCTGCACAGCTGCtcattcctccctctctcccctcccctgcagTTCGAGTATGGTGGTGAGGGCTCCGACCCTGCCGATGTGGCCATCCAGCTGACCTTCCTGCGCCTGATGTCCACCGAAGCCTCCCAGAACATCACCTACCACTGCAAGAACAGCGTGGCCTACATGGACCAGCAGACTGGCAACCTCAAGAAGGCTCTGCTCCTCCAGGGCTCCAACGAGATCGAGATCCGCGCCGAGGGCAACAGCCGCTTCACCTACAGCGTCACCGTCGATGGCTGCACGGTGAGTCCCTGGAATCCCCAGGCAGGGCCCCACCTCTCTGGGCTTGGGCCCTTTGGGCAGGCTGTGGTGGCCTCTCTCCATCACTCCCACGTGGTAATGCCCCTCCGGTTGTCTCTGCCCCACCCCAGAGTCACACTGGAGCCTGGGGCAAGACAGTGATCGAATACAAAACCACCAAGACCTCCCGCCTGCCCATCATCGATGTGGCCCCCTTGGACATTGGCGCCCCAGACCAGGAATTCGGCTTCGACGTTGGCCCTGCCTGCTTCCTGTAAACTCCCTCCATCCCAACCTGGCTCCCTCCCACCCAGTCAACTCTCCCCCCAACCTGGAAACAGACAAGCAACCCAAACTGAACCCCCTCAAAAGCCAAAAAATGGGAGACAGTTTCACAtggactttgaaaaatattttttcctttgcattcatcTCTCAAACTTAGTTTTTATCTTTGACCAACCGAACGTGACCAGAAACCAAAAGTGCATTCaaccttaccaaaaaaaaaaaaaaagaataaataaataactttttaaaaaaggaagcttGGTCCACTTGCTTGAAGACCCATGCGGGGGTAAGTCCTTTTCTGCCCGTTGGGCTCATGAGACCCCAATGCTGCCCTTTCTGCTCTTTTCTCCACCCCGCCTTGGGGCCTCCCCTCCACTCCTTCCCAAGTCTGTCTCCCCAGAAGACACAGGAAACAAGGCATTGTCTGCCCAGCAACCAAAGACAATGCTGAAACACCCCAGTGGCCCCACCCTCAGCCCGCTCCTGCCTGCCCGGCACCCCCAAACCCTGGGGGGACCTGGGGTTCTCAGACTGCCTAAGAAGCCTTCCCATCTGGCACTCCCATGGCCCTAGCAACATCTCCCCTTCGTTTTTGAGGGGGTCGTGCCCGGGGAGCCACCAGCCCCTCACTGGGTCCGGAGGAGAGTCAGGAAGGGCTACGACAAAGCGGAAACATCGGATTCGGGGAAAGCGCGTCAATCCCTCGTGCCCAGGGCCGGGCGGGAGAGACTGTTCTGTTCCTTGTGTAACTGTGTTGCTGAAAGACTACCTCGTTCTTGTCTTTATGTGTCACCGGGGCAACTGCCTGGGGGCGGGGATGGGGGCAGGGTGGAAGCGGCTCCCCGTTTTATACCAAAGGTGCTACATCGATGTGATGGGGTAGGGTGGGGAGGGAATCACTGGTGCTATAGACATTTAGATGCCCCCCCAGGCCAGCAAATGTTCCTTTTTGTTCAAAGTCTATTTTTATTccgtgatatttttcttttttttttttttttgtggatggGGACTTGTGAATTTTCTAAAGGTGCTATTTAACACGGGAGGAGAGGCGTGCGGCTGCAACCCAGCCACGCTTACTTTCCAACCTCTCCACCGCCTCTGGCTTCTCAGGCCTCTGCTGTCCGACCTCTCTTCTCTGAAACCCTCTCCTCCCACAGCGGCAGTCCCGGCTCTCTCCTAGTCTGTCCTGCGTCCTCTCTCCCCGGGTTTCAGAGACAATTTCCCAAAGCACAAAGCAGTTTTTCCCCCAGGGGTGGGAGGAAGCAAAAGACTCTGTACCTATTTTGTATGTGTATAATAATTTGagatgtttttaattattttgattgcTGGAATAAAGCATGTGGAAATGACCCAACACCACTGGCAGTGGCCTCCTAATTTCCTTCTTtggagttggggga
Encoded here:
- the COL1A1 gene encoding collagen alpha-1(I) chain, producing the protein MFSFVDLRLLLLLAAAALLTHGQEEGQVEGQDEDIPPITCVQNGLRYHDRDVWKPEPCRICVCDNGKVLCDDVICDETKNCPGAEIPEGECCPVCPDGSEATTDRETTGVEGPKGDTGPRGPRGPAGPPGRDGIPGQPGLPGPPGPPGPPGPPGLGGNFAPQLSYGYDEKSTGGISVPGPMGPSGPRGLPGPPGSPGPQGFQGPPGEPGEPGASGPMGPRGPPGPPGKNGDDGEAGKPGRPGERGPPGPQGARGLPGTAGLPGMKGHRGFSGLDGAKGDAGPAGPKGEPGSPGENGAPGQMGPRGLPGERGRPGPPGPAGARGNDGATGAAGPPGPTGPAGPAGFPGAVGAKGEAGPQGPRGSEGPQGVRGEPGPPGPAGAAGPAGNPGADGQPGAKGANGAPGIAGAPGFPGARGPSGPQGPSGPPGPKGNSGEPGAPGSKGDTGAKGEPGPVGVQGPPGPAGEEGKRGARGEPGPTGLPGPPGERGGPGSRGFPGADGVAGPKGPAGERGSPGPAGPKGSPGEAGRPGEAGLPGAKGLTGSPGSPGPDGKTGPPGPAGQDGRPGPPGPPGARGQAGVMGFPGPKGAAGEPGKAGERGVPGPPGAVGPAGKDGEAGAQGPPGPAGPAGERGEQGPAGSPGFQGLPGPAGPPGEAGKPGEQGVPGDLGAPGPSGARGERGFPGERGVQGPPGPAGPRGANGAPGNDGAKGDAGAPGAPGSQGAPGLQGMPGERGAAGLPGPKGDRGDAGPKGADGSPGKDGVRGLTGPIGPPGPAGAPGDKGETGPSGPAGPTGARGAPGDRGEPGPPGPAGFAGPPGADGQPGAKGEPGDAGAKGDAGPPGPAGPAGPPGPIGNVGAPGPKGARGSAGPPGATGFPGAAGRVGPPGPSGNAGPPGPPGPAGKEGGKGPRGETGPAGRPGEVGPPGPPGPAGEKGSPGADGPAGAPGTPGPQGIAGQRGVVGLPGQRGERGFPGLPGPSGEPGKQGPSGTSGERGPPGPMGPPGLAGPPGESGREGAPGAEGSPGRDGSPGPKGDRGETGPAGPPGAPGAPGAPGPVGPAGKSGDRGETGPAGPAGPIGPVGSRGPAGPQGPRGDKGETGEQGDRGIKGHRGFSGLQGPPGPPGSPGEQGPSGASGPAGPRGPPGSAGAPGKDGLNGLPGPIGPPGPRGRTGDAGPVGPPGPPGPPGPPGPPSGGFDFSFLPQPPQEKAHDGGRYYRADDANVVRDRDLEVDTTLKSLSQQIENIRSPEGSRKNPARTCRDLKMCHSDWKSGEYWIDPNQGCNLDAIKVFCNMETGETCVYPTQPNVAQKNWYISKNPKDKRHVWFGESMTDGFQFEYGGEGSDPADVAIQLTFLRLMSTEASQNITYHCKNSVAYMDQQTGNLKKALLLQGSNEIEIRAEGNSRFTYSVTVDGCTSHTGAWGKTVIEYKTTKTSRLPIIDVAPLDIGAPDQEFGFDVGPACFL